Proteins encoded by one window of Halorussus salinus:
- a CDS encoding nucleoside phosphorylase yields the protein MAKQPHLLVEAGDVNDIALIPGDPGRVDRIANLCDSSEVVAENREYKVVNATYEGTDLTVCSTGIGCPSAAIAVEELHEVGVETVIRVGTTGALQSGIEIGDMIIATGAAKNEGTSKRYEDVSYPAVPDYDVLSSLVDSAEANDEEVHVGPIASDDAFYAETDEYVEDWEEAGLLSVEMEAAAVFSLTRRRDMRAGAICTVDGNLVEGTQKGETDDDELPEKAKNNVERAILITLDAVVDLAE from the coding sequence ATGGCGAAACAGCCCCATCTCCTCGTCGAAGCGGGCGACGTGAACGACATCGCGCTCATCCCCGGCGACCCCGGCCGCGTGGACCGCATCGCGAACCTCTGCGATAGCTCCGAGGTCGTCGCCGAGAACCGCGAGTACAAGGTGGTCAACGCGACCTACGAGGGCACCGACCTCACCGTCTGTTCGACCGGTATCGGTTGTCCCTCCGCCGCAATCGCCGTCGAGGAGCTTCACGAAGTCGGCGTCGAGACCGTGATTCGGGTCGGCACCACGGGCGCGCTCCAGTCGGGCATCGAAATCGGCGACATGATTATCGCCACCGGCGCGGCGAAGAACGAGGGCACCAGCAAACGCTACGAGGACGTGTCCTACCCCGCGGTGCCCGACTACGACGTACTCTCCTCGCTCGTGGATTCGGCGGAAGCGAACGACGAGGAGGTCCACGTCGGACCCATCGCCAGCGACGACGCCTTCTACGCAGAGACCGACGAGTACGTCGAAGACTGGGAGGAGGCCGGTCTCCTCTCGGTCGAGATGGAGGCCGCGGCGGTCTTCTCGCTGACGCGGCGACGCGACATGCGCGCGGGAGCCATCTGTACCGTGGACGGAAACCTCGTGGAGGGCACCCAGAAGGGCGAGACCGACGACGACGAGCTACCGGAGAAGGCCAAGAACAACGTCGAGCGCGCGATTCTGATTACGCTGGACGCCGTGGTCGATTTGGCCGAGTGA
- a CDS encoding winged helix-turn-helix domain-containing protein gives MTTVVGWNGDTPMTELDSRPERADPNRILPEESVLELDDYLAMQAALADETQFRLLYALTEEGSADSSELAELLDVDEDRVQSSLEELVAVGLAQNWLRNEPETDGVYSYYRASSLGEGLLEDGIGDLLDGEWDTLDRYA, from the coding sequence GTGACTACAGTCGTCGGCTGGAACGGCGACACACCGATGACCGAACTCGATTCTCGCCCCGAGCGGGCGGACCCGAACCGGATTCTGCCCGAGGAGAGCGTTCTCGAACTGGACGACTACCTCGCCATGCAGGCCGCGCTCGCCGACGAAACGCAGTTTCGCCTCCTCTACGCACTGACCGAGGAGGGAAGCGCGGACAGTTCGGAACTCGCCGAACTCCTCGACGTAGACGAAGACCGCGTACAGTCGAGTTTAGAGGAGTTAGTCGCGGTCGGCCTCGCACAGAATTGGCTACGGAACGAACCGGAGACCGACGGCGTGTACTCGTACTATCGGGCGAGCAGTTTGGGCGAAGGACTGCTCGAAGACGGTATCGGTGACCTCCTCGACGGGGAGTGGGACACGCTCGACCGCTACGCGTGA
- a CDS encoding carbohydrate kinase family protein, with amino-acid sequence MVEVVTAGHVNWDVTLHVDALPKPDGEARIDSQCRSGGGSAANVAVALAGMEFDAGLVGSVGTDDTGEFVRRELRAAGVDCSHLLEVEDHETTTKYLVVDEEGEVMVLGNDGANEEVTPADVDPEFVASADHLHLTSQRPDTAAALARTATDAGVSVSFDPGRRLAERDFGEALAYSDVVFLNDREARALLDSDLEHPSSELHGRVVVVKRGEDGAQIDTPSGSFDHPGFDADAVDTTGAGDAFAAGLLAVLLRDGGVVDPSADYERALEFANACGALAAMDEGARTAPSFAEVEAFLDGQF; translated from the coding sequence ATGGTCGAGGTAGTCACCGCCGGACACGTCAACTGGGACGTGACGCTCCACGTAGACGCCCTCCCGAAACCCGACGGCGAGGCCCGCATCGACTCCCAGTGTCGGTCGGGCGGCGGGAGCGCCGCCAACGTCGCCGTCGCCTTGGCGGGCATGGAGTTCGACGCGGGACTCGTCGGGAGCGTCGGCACCGACGACACCGGCGAGTTCGTCCGCCGGGAGTTGCGGGCCGCGGGGGTAGACTGCTCGCACCTGCTAGAGGTCGAGGACCACGAGACGACGACCAAGTATCTCGTCGTGGACGAGGAGGGCGAGGTCATGGTCCTCGGAAACGACGGCGCGAACGAGGAGGTCACGCCCGCGGACGTGGACCCCGAGTTCGTCGCGAGCGCCGACCACCTCCACCTGACCAGCCAGCGGCCCGACACCGCGGCCGCGCTGGCCCGGACCGCGACCGACGCGGGCGTCAGCGTGAGCTTCGACCCCGGACGGAGACTCGCCGAGCGGGACTTCGGCGAGGCGCTGGCCTACTCCGACGTGGTGTTTCTCAACGACCGCGAGGCCCGCGCGCTACTCGACAGCGACCTCGAACACCCCTCGTCGGAACTCCACGGGCGTGTCGTCGTCGTCAAGCGCGGCGAGGACGGCGCGCAGATAGACACCCCGAGCGGGTCGTTCGACCATCCGGGCTTCGACGCCGACGCGGTGGACACCACGGGCGCGGGCGACGCCTTCGCGGCGGGCCTCCTCGCGGTGCTGTTGCGCGACGGCGGGGTCGTGGACCCGAGCGCGGACTACGAGCGCGCGCTGGAGTTCGCCAACGCCTGCGGTGCCTTGGCCGCGATGGACGAAGGCGCGCGGACCGCCCCGTCGTTCGCGGAGGTCGAAGCGTTTCTCGACGGGCAGTTCTGA
- a CDS encoding DUF63 family protein, giving the protein MVLPEGFALPPLPYLVGLLAAVALVGGALARSDPHVSDRIVLALAPWVVVGSSLHALFVLQWVPEAVAPLLGTPSVYLSTFVVAGVVWLAGIHAATDPERPVVAVGVLAASAVVAYALARGSATGLRLFWPLAGLVLALLLAGILWAATRWSHPSVTAATGATGALALFGHSLDAVSTAVGVDLLGFGERTPVSRAVLDVAASLPTADLLGVGWLFVVVKLAIAEAVVLLFADFVREDPREGFLLLGAVAAVGLGPGAHNLLLFMVTG; this is encoded by the coding sequence ATGGTGCTTCCAGAGGGGTTCGCGCTCCCGCCGCTCCCGTATCTCGTCGGCCTGCTGGCGGCGGTGGCGCTGGTCGGCGGGGCGCTCGCCCGGTCGGACCCGCACGTCTCCGACCGTATCGTCCTCGCGCTCGCGCCGTGGGTCGTCGTGGGGTCGAGCCTCCACGCGCTGTTCGTCCTCCAGTGGGTGCCGGAAGCGGTCGCTCCCCTGCTGGGCACGCCCTCGGTCTACCTCTCGACGTTCGTCGTCGCCGGAGTCGTCTGGCTCGCCGGGATTCACGCCGCCACGGACCCCGAGCGTCCGGTGGTCGCGGTCGGCGTGCTGGCCGCGAGCGCGGTCGTCGCCTACGCGCTCGCTCGCGGTTCGGCGACGGGGCTTCGGCTCTTCTGGCCGCTGGCCGGACTCGTGCTGGCGTTGCTGCTCGCCGGGATTCTGTGGGCCGCGACGCGGTGGTCGCATCCGAGCGTGACTGCGGCGACCGGCGCGACGGGCGCGCTGGCGCTGTTCGGCCACTCGCTCGACGCGGTCTCGACCGCCGTGGGCGTGGACCTGCTGGGATTCGGCGAGCGGACGCCGGTCTCGCGGGCGGTCCTCGACGTGGCGGCCTCGCTTCCGACCGCCGACCTCCTCGGCGTCGGGTGGCTGTTCGTCGTCGTGAAACTCGCCATCGCGGAGGCCGTGGTCCTCCTGTTCGCGGACTTCGTTCGGGAGGACCCCCGCGAGGGCTTTCTCCTCTTGGGTGCGGTCGCCGCGGTCGGCTTGGGGCCGGGCGCGCACAACCTCTTGTTGTTCATGGTGACGGGGTGA
- a CDS encoding DUF7553 family protein, with amino-acid sequence MAGEHFPVALGVASGETVASIPPIVNVRDDLRRARDEADADVDDDFETVRDRLDAFGERDRADREGVVDEMDNQLLRVEEQLDDDEATRAVRSARNRLHIYRESLGESDEDLLVVDSGVRQHEEPEAERSETDEPLPVGEVTLTATVANSGDDAEVAPIVRFYDEAGEEVGSARGPAFDVAAGTEGRMEIDVDVPGDATRYAVSVVDAA; translated from the coding sequence GTGGCCGGAGAACACTTCCCCGTCGCGCTCGGAGTCGCGTCGGGGGAGACCGTGGCTTCGATACCACCGATTGTCAACGTTCGAGACGACCTGCGGCGCGCGCGAGACGAGGCAGACGCCGACGTGGACGACGACTTCGAGACGGTGCGCGACCGCCTCGACGCCTTCGGCGAGCGCGACCGGGCCGACCGCGAAGGCGTCGTGGACGAGATGGACAACCAACTGCTCCGGGTCGAGGAGCAACTGGACGACGACGAGGCGACCCGTGCGGTCCGGTCGGCTCGCAACCGGCTCCACATCTACCGGGAGTCGCTCGGCGAGAGCGACGAGGACCTCCTCGTCGTGGACTCGGGCGTCCGCCAGCACGAGGAGCCGGAGGCCGAGCGCTCCGAAACCGACGAACCGCTCCCGGTCGGCGAGGTCACGCTGACGGCCACGGTGGCCAACAGCGGCGACGACGCCGAGGTAGCGCCGATAGTCCGGTTCTACGACGAGGCTGGCGAGGAGGTCGGGTCGGCCCGCGGTCCGGCGTTCGACGTGGCGGCCGGGACCGAGGGTCGAATGGAGATAGACGTGGACGTGCCCGGCGACGCGACCCGCTACGCGGTGTCGGTCGTGGACGCGGCCTGA
- a CDS encoding NUDIX hydrolase, whose product MTDDPLAWETLDSTVAYSCPGFDVRNEEVRLPDGTETDFDYLDESPSVVVLPFTPEGEVVVIEEWRQAVRRVNRSLPVGGMEPEDDDRVAAARRELREETGHEAESVEFLTSVEPANGIANSRLHFFVARGCTPTAEQELDHNESIRVETTTVDELREHIAERETRDGRTTLGLLYYEAFGTESDE is encoded by the coding sequence ATGACCGACGACCCGCTCGCGTGGGAGACCCTCGACTCGACAGTGGCGTACTCCTGTCCCGGCTTCGACGTGCGAAACGAGGAGGTCCGCCTCCCGGACGGCACCGAGACCGACTTCGACTACCTCGACGAGTCCCCGAGCGTGGTCGTCCTCCCGTTCACGCCCGAAGGCGAGGTGGTCGTCATCGAGGAGTGGCGACAGGCGGTCCGGCGAGTGAACCGGAGCCTCCCGGTCGGCGGGATGGAACCCGAGGACGACGACCGCGTGGCGGCGGCCCGCCGCGAACTCCGCGAGGAGACCGGCCACGAGGCCGAGTCCGTAGAGTTTCTGACCAGCGTCGAACCCGCGAACGGGATTGCGAACTCGCGGTTGCACTTCTTCGTGGCCCGCGGGTGTACCCCGACCGCCGAACAGGAGTTGGACCACAACGAGTCGATTCGCGTCGAGACGACCACGGTTGACGAGTTGCGCGAGCATATCGCGGAACGGGAGACTCGGGACGGCCGAACGACGTTGGGACTGCTCTACTACGAGGCGTTCGGGACCGAATCGGACGAGTAG
- the tgtA gene encoding tRNA guanosine(15) transglycosylase TgtA: MTRDSFEIRDQDGLGRIGELSVPRAGVTVETPALLPVVNPHVRTVEPARMQSEFGADILITNSYIFYGSDDYREEALDRGLHDVLDFDGAIMTDSGSFQLAEYGEIDVTTPEILRFQHDIGSDIGTPVDIPTPPDVPRQQAEDELATTQDRMEVAEGVDVGDMLVNAPVQGSTYPDLREEAGRHAEATDLDVFPVGAVVPLMNDYRYADMVDVVAGAKRGLGTDAPVHLFGAGHPMMFALAVAMGCDLFDSAAYALYARDDRYLTVRGTEQLDNLDYFPCSCPVCADHTPEELRGFGDRDREELLAEHNLHVTFQEIRTIKQALRAGNLLELVETRARAHPAMLDGYRALVGHADQLEREDSASKGAFFYLSGESARRPEVVRHQSRLDRIALSPGDDVLLSEGGASDRYDESWRVVPPFGPFPRDLSETYPLTAEVPEQMDAEGYRSAAEGVARLVAANPEVEFTLAHHDWPESALVPVPERVDVVDLSE; the protein is encoded by the coding sequence ATGACCAGAGACAGCTTCGAGATACGCGACCAAGACGGTCTCGGTCGCATCGGGGAGCTTTCGGTCCCGCGAGCGGGCGTGACCGTCGAGACGCCCGCGCTCCTGCCGGTCGTCAACCCCCACGTCCGGACCGTCGAACCCGCCCGGATGCAGTCGGAGTTCGGCGCGGACATCCTCATCACGAACTCCTACATCTTCTACGGGAGCGACGACTACCGCGAGGAGGCACTGGACCGTGGCCTCCACGACGTACTCGACTTCGACGGGGCCATCATGACCGACTCGGGGTCGTTCCAGTTGGCCGAGTACGGCGAAATCGACGTGACGACGCCCGAAATCCTCCGGTTCCAGCACGACATCGGGAGCGACATCGGGACCCCGGTTGACATCCCGACCCCGCCGGACGTGCCCCGCCAGCAGGCCGAAGACGAACTGGCGACCACCCAAGATCGAATGGAAGTCGCCGAAGGCGTGGACGTGGGCGACATGCTCGTCAACGCGCCCGTGCAGGGTTCGACCTACCCCGACCTGCGCGAGGAGGCCGGTCGCCACGCCGAGGCCACCGACTTAGACGTGTTCCCGGTCGGTGCGGTCGTTCCGCTGATGAACGACTACCGGTACGCCGACATGGTGGACGTGGTGGCCGGGGCCAAGCGCGGGCTGGGCACCGACGCGCCGGTCCACCTGTTCGGCGCGGGCCACCCGATGATGTTCGCGCTGGCGGTGGCGATGGGCTGTGACCTCTTCGACTCGGCGGCCTACGCCCTCTACGCCCGCGACGACCGCTACCTGACGGTTCGGGGTACCGAGCAACTGGACAACCTCGATTACTTCCCCTGCTCGTGTCCCGTCTGCGCCGACCACACCCCCGAGGAGTTGCGCGGGTTCGGCGACCGAGACCGCGAGGAGTTACTGGCCGAACACAACCTCCACGTCACGTTCCAAGAGATTCGGACCATCAAGCAGGCCCTGCGCGCCGGGAACCTGTTGGAACTGGTCGAGACTCGCGCCCGCGCTCACCCCGCGATGCTCGACGGGTATCGCGCGCTGGTCGGCCACGCCGACCAACTGGAGCGCGAGGACTCGGCGTCGAAGGGTGCTTTCTTCTACCTCTCGGGCGAGAGCGCGCGCCGCCCCGAGGTCGTCCGCCACCAGAGTCGCTTGGACCGCATCGCGCTCTCGCCCGGCGACGACGTTCTCCTCTCGGAGGGCGGCGCGAGCGACCGCTACGACGAGTCGTGGCGCGTCGTTCCGCCGTTCGGTCCCTTCCCGCGGGATCTCTCGGAGACCTACCCCCTGACCGCCGAGGTCCCCGAACAGATGGACGCCGAGGGGTACCGGTCGGCCGCCGAAGGGGTGGCGCGACTCGTGGCCGCGAATCCCGAAGTCGAGTTCACGCTGGCCCACCACGACTGGCCCGAGAGCGCGCTCGTCCCGGTGCCCGAGCGCGTGGACGTGGTAGACCTCTCGGAGTAG
- a CDS encoding helix-turn-helix domain-containing protein, with translation MSTIAQLGIPAEEFALRETLSRVPDVTVEAERVVAHDDERVMPFVWAAGEDLAAFEDALAEDSSVENERRLTDLPDGRFYQMEWVESVEVLLHSMTEHGAAVLKARGQDGRWHLRILFSDRAAVSQTHAFCRERDVAADVEQIHDLDGRDGGGQHGLTAEQYEAVTTALETGYYEVPRGSSARDLAADLDISHQALSERLRRGHGNLVANALTVDAVREGDDELATE, from the coding sequence ATGAGTACCATCGCGCAACTCGGGATTCCGGCCGAGGAGTTCGCGCTCCGGGAGACCCTCTCGCGGGTCCCCGACGTGACCGTCGAGGCCGAGCGCGTCGTCGCCCACGACGACGAGCGCGTGATGCCGTTCGTCTGGGCCGCGGGCGAGGACTTGGCGGCGTTCGAGGACGCGCTCGCGGAGGACTCGTCGGTCGAGAACGAGCGACGCCTCACCGACCTGCCCGACGGTCGATTCTACCAAATGGAGTGGGTCGAGTCGGTCGAGGTCTTGCTCCACTCGATGACCGAACACGGGGCCGCGGTGCTGAAGGCCCGCGGGCAGGACGGCCGGTGGCACCTCCGCATCCTCTTTTCAGACCGGGCGGCGGTCTCCCAGACTCACGCGTTCTGTCGGGAGCGAGACGTGGCGGCCGACGTAGAGCAGATTCACGACCTCGACGGCAGGGACGGCGGCGGCCAGCACGGCCTGACGGCCGAGCAGTACGAGGCGGTCACGACCGCGCTCGAAACCGGCTACTACGAGGTCCCGCGAGGGTCGTCGGCCCGCGATTTGGCCGCCGACCTCGACATCTCCCATCAGGCTCTCTCCGAGCGACTGCGCCGGGGCCACGGCAACCTCGTCGCCAACGCGCTGACTGTTGACGCCGTGCGAGAGGGCGACGACGAACTCGCCACGGAGTAG
- the arcS gene encoding archaeosine synthase subunit alpha: MTDYFEVHERDGAARVAELRLADSVTTPAIAEEFLADAGSLWTADREVPEGSDDELTVLPHRGFPSGTDDEVMDSFAPEYPDVDYPSAAVVAPETADDFGADAYVLSGAQGFVGHGAGFREAIVETREKIPADSALYLPGVATPANVSSLVYAGVDLVDADAAVVAGTEGKYLTSEGTHYLEDLSELPCACPACQKSVSEFTRQDCARHNENALKAELGVVRERIRAGRLRDYIEGQARHEQWLTAAFREFDQQWSYLEQRTPLIRDAELSAATEDTLQRVEIKRFADRVTTRYRSRFDNPLVLVPCSAAKPYSDSQSHGQFHDAIQFRAHTVSMTSPIGVVPQELELTYPAQHYDSVVTGRWSEDEKQFVAEVLRRYLERNDYPRVIAHVPPEGYRDVCERVEEQLGMEFEYTVSDHPTTTESLGNLMRTLDGELKYGKRERQHNTVRGIADYQFGAGAGDDLFGDIQTEARYPKLRVHDSAGEQLAAMVPQYGVLSFTLAGARRWVESDAPTKRVEIDNFAPHGSVLAPGVVDADDDVRVGDEVVVEGPKAFAVGRAEMSGPEMAESTRGIATTVRHVEEK; this comes from the coding sequence ATGACCGACTACTTCGAGGTCCACGAGCGCGACGGCGCGGCCCGCGTCGCCGAGTTGCGACTCGCGGACTCGGTGACGACGCCCGCTATCGCCGAGGAGTTTCTCGCCGACGCCGGGAGCCTCTGGACGGCCGACCGGGAGGTTCCCGAGGGGAGCGACGACGAACTCACGGTTCTGCCCCATCGAGGGTTCCCGAGCGGGACCGACGACGAGGTGATGGACTCGTTCGCGCCCGAGTACCCCGACGTGGACTACCCGAGTGCGGCAGTCGTCGCGCCAGAGACCGCCGACGACTTCGGCGCGGACGCCTACGTCCTCTCGGGTGCGCAGGGGTTCGTCGGCCACGGCGCGGGATTCCGCGAAGCCATCGTGGAGACCCGCGAGAAGATTCCGGCCGACAGCGCGCTCTACCTGCCGGGGGTCGCCACGCCCGCGAACGTCTCCTCGCTAGTCTACGCCGGCGTCGATTTGGTGGACGCCGACGCCGCGGTCGTCGCCGGAACCGAGGGGAAGTATCTGACTTCGGAGGGGACTCACTACCTCGAAGACCTCTCGGAACTCCCCTGTGCGTGCCCGGCCTGCCAGAAGTCGGTCTCGGAGTTCACCCGACAGGACTGCGCCCGGCACAACGAGAACGCCCTGAAGGCCGAACTCGGCGTCGTCCGCGAGCGAATCCGGGCGGGGCGACTCCGGGACTACATCGAGGGACAGGCCCGCCACGAGCAGTGGCTCACCGCCGCGTTCCGCGAGTTCGACCAGCAGTGGAGCTACCTCGAACAGCGCACGCCGCTCATCCGGGACGCCGAACTCTCCGCGGCGACCGAGGACACCCTCCAGCGCGTCGAGATAAAGCGGTTCGCCGACCGGGTGACGACCCGTTATCGCTCGCGGTTCGACAATCCGCTCGTGCTGGTGCCCTGCTCGGCCGCCAAGCCCTACAGCGACTCCCAGAGCCACGGCCAGTTCCACGACGCCATCCAGTTCCGCGCTCACACGGTGTCGATGACCTCGCCCATCGGCGTCGTCCCCCAAGAACTCGAACTGACCTACCCGGCTCAGCACTACGACTCGGTGGTCACGGGTCGCTGGTCCGAGGACGAGAAGCAGTTCGTCGCCGAGGTCCTGCGCCGGTATCTCGAACGGAACGACTACCCGCGCGTGATTGCACACGTCCCGCCGGAGGGCTACCGCGACGTGTGCGAGCGCGTCGAGGAGCAACTCGGGATGGAGTTCGAGTACACCGTTTCGGACCACCCGACGACGACCGAATCGCTCGGCAACCTGATGCGGACCCTCGACGGCGAACTCAAGTACGGCAAGCGCGAGCGCCAGCACAACACGGTCCGGGGAATCGCGGACTACCAGTTCGGCGCTGGCGCGGGCGACGACCTCTTCGGCGACATCCAGACCGAAGCGCGCTACCCCAAGTTGCGCGTTCACGACTCGGCGGGCGAGCAGTTGGCCGCGATGGTACCCCAGTACGGCGTCCTCTCGTTCACCCTTGCGGGCGCTCGTCGGTGGGTCGAGTCCGACGCGCCGACCAAGCGCGTGGAAATCGACAACTTCGCTCCGCACGGGAGCGTCCTCGCGCCGGGCGTCGTGGACGCCGACGACGACGTGCGCGTCGGCGACGAGGTAGTCGTCGAAGGTCCGAAAGCCTTCGCCGTCGGTCGCGCGGAGATGTCCGGTCCCGAGATGGCCGAGAGTACGCGCGGTATCGCCACCACGGTCCGCCACGTCGAGGAGAAGTAG
- a CDS encoding GIDE domain-containing protein has product MGTGSTVAGAVGSGLLVFAMLMLFATPILYRGWQNRTKYREYDSLHAESSSEATDGDIVMLSGRLDDASDRVTSPLQSEECVVAFWQVSTCRRYGTFNINVHWSEEGVGIDAGAVVLSGEREEVVLEGISTDQQLTTQDKLGQVAGSKRDSVLGSVPLALEGETFEDEVHPTADWPREYADLGAKVGVQNDDSRSQGALGRLLRKVRTPTGTVRFRESVMRAGDSLTVVGRVVGGRDKRVTVEGTDAVDPVVTRASPSELRAKHRRAYRTRLYAVPLVLLAFASLVGYAVYL; this is encoded by the coding sequence ATGGGAACCGGCTCGACTGTCGCGGGTGCCGTCGGGAGCGGTTTGCTGGTTTTTGCGATGCTCATGTTATTTGCGACTCCTATCCTCTATCGAGGGTGGCAGAACCGGACGAAATATCGGGAGTACGACAGTCTCCACGCGGAATCATCGAGCGAGGCCACGGACGGAGACATCGTGATGCTATCCGGGCGATTGGACGACGCGAGTGACCGAGTAACCTCGCCACTCCAGTCCGAGGAGTGTGTAGTGGCGTTCTGGCAGGTTTCGACGTGCCGCCGATACGGCACGTTCAATATCAACGTGCATTGGTCGGAGGAGGGAGTCGGTATCGACGCGGGAGCGGTCGTCCTCTCGGGAGAACGCGAAGAGGTCGTACTCGAAGGAATCAGTACCGACCAGCAGTTGACCACACAGGACAAACTCGGACAAGTCGCCGGGTCGAAGCGGGATTCGGTCCTCGGTTCCGTTCCGCTCGCGCTCGAAGGCGAAACGTTCGAAGACGAAGTACACCCGACGGCGGACTGGCCACGGGAGTACGCGGACCTCGGCGCGAAAGTTGGAGTCCAGAACGACGACAGTCGGTCGCAGGGCGCTCTCGGTCGATTACTGCGCAAGGTGCGAACGCCGACGGGAACGGTCCGGTTCCGAGAGTCGGTGATGCGGGCGGGTGATTCGCTGACGGTCGTCGGGCGAGTCGTCGGTGGCCGAGACAAACGAGTAACCGTCGAGGGAACCGACGCCGTGGACCCGGTCGTCACTCGGGCGTCGCCGTCGGAACTCCGCGCGAAGCATCGACGGGCGTACCGAACGCGACTGTACGCCGTCCCGCTGGTCCTCCTCGCGTTCGCTTCGCTCGTCGGATACGCCGTCTACCTTTGA
- a CDS encoding iron transporter, with the protein MRRRDLLGAAGAGTLAGLAGCMGGLLDSGSSSELLPVEERPDAVYVPTHYGGMETVGTNRSGNYECALTYISPHAFWLVTGDRRKKVEVKDADSLHLMPVVWESETGIVPPDINPQVSVTQGGEEVTRLKPWPMLSQRMGFHFGDNVQLGGDGTYRVEVSIGAPTARRTGALADNEGEESFDFELDFEESKLSDIAYHDVPPEKEGTKGAVDPMQMEMMPSTRVPKPDALPGTGRGTATVGEVPFVVTTLSDATPFGGDETETYLAVSPRSPYNRMVVPLMSVSATLKRGGETLHDGALRSAIDPDVDYHYGAAVPSVESGDELTISVDAPPQTARHEGYEMAFFGMDEATLTL; encoded by the coding sequence ATGCGTCGGCGTGACCTCCTCGGGGCGGCGGGTGCCGGAACGCTCGCCGGACTCGCTGGCTGTATGGGCGGGCTTCTGGACAGCGGGTCGTCCAGCGAACTCCTCCCCGTCGAGGAGCGCCCGGATGCCGTCTACGTCCCGACTCACTACGGCGGGATGGAGACGGTCGGAACGAACCGAAGCGGGAACTACGAGTGTGCCCTGACGTACATCAGCCCCCACGCCTTCTGGCTGGTGACGGGCGACCGCCGGAAGAAAGTCGAGGTGAAAGACGCCGACTCGCTCCACCTGATGCCGGTCGTCTGGGAGTCCGAGACCGGCATCGTGCCACCGGACATCAACCCGCAAGTGAGCGTCACGCAGGGCGGCGAGGAGGTCACGCGACTGAAACCGTGGCCGATGCTCTCCCAGCGGATGGGCTTTCACTTCGGCGACAACGTCCAGTTGGGCGGCGACGGAACCTACCGAGTCGAGGTCAGCATCGGTGCGCCCACGGCCCGCCGGACCGGCGCGCTGGCCGACAACGAGGGCGAGGAGTCGTTCGACTTCGAACTCGACTTCGAGGAGTCGAAACTGAGCGACATCGCGTACCACGACGTGCCCCCCGAGAAGGAGGGCACGAAGGGAGCGGTAGACCCCATGCAGATGGAGATGATGCCGAGTACGCGGGTCCCGAAACCCGACGCGCTCCCCGGAACCGGCCGGGGGACCGCCACCGTCGGCGAGGTCCCGTTCGTCGTCACCACGCTGTCGGACGCGACGCCCTTCGGCGGCGACGAGACCGAGACGTACCTCGCGGTGTCTCCTCGGTCGCCGTACAACCGCATGGTCGTGCCGCTGATGTCGGTGTCGGCGACGCTGAAACGCGGCGGCGAGACGCTACACGACGGCGCGCTCCGGTCGGCCATCGACCCGGACGTAGACTACCACTACGGCGCGGCCGTCCCGAGCGTCGAGTCGGGCGACGAACTGACGATTTCGGTCGATGCACCTCCGCAGACCGCCCGCCACGAGGGCTACGAGATGGCGTTCTTCGGGATGGACGAGGCGACGCTGACGCTGTAG